In Streptomyces sp. Li-HN-5-11, the sequence GCACCGCCTGCGCGGCGACCATACCGGGCAGGTCGTCGGGCGTGGTTTCCTCACGTACCAGCACCACGCGCTCACCAGCGGCGGCACGCCGTACCGCCTCCGCGGAGGAGAACACGGCCAGACCGGATGCCGCGCCGGGCGAAGCGGGCAGGCCGTGGGCGATCGCCGTGCCGGTCCGGCCGGCGTCGAAGCGGGGGAACATCAGCCGGGCGAGTTGTTCACCGTGTACCCGGCTCAGGCCCTCGTCGGCTGTGATGAGCCCTTCACCGACCAGTTCGGCGGCGATGGCGAAGGACGCCTCGGCGGTGCGTTTGCCGACGCGGGTCTGCAGCATCCACAGGGTGCCGCGCTCGATGGTGAACTCGATGTCGCACAGGTCGCGGTAGTGCCGCTCCAGGGTCTGCGCATGGTTGCGCAGCTGCCGGTGGGAACGCGGGTCCAGCCGCTCCAGTTCGGCGAGGGGCACCGTGTCGCGGATGCCGGCGACCACGTCCTCGCCCTGCGCGTTCGGCAGGTAGTCGCCGTACAGGCCGGGACGTCCGGTGGCCGGGTCGCGGGTGAAGGCGACGCCGCTGCCGGAATCGGCGCCGAGATTGCCGAACACCATGCGCTGCACGGTGACGGCGGTGCCCAGGTCGTCCGGGATGTGCTCACGCCGGCGGTACAGCCGTGCGCGCTCGGCGTTCCAGGAACGGAACACGGCGAGGACGGCCTCCCGCAGCTGCCGGCCGGGGGACTGGGGAAAGTCACGGCCGGTCTCGTCACGGATCAGCCGCTTGTACGTCTCCACCAGCCAGGCGAGGTCGCGGGCGTCCAGGTGCAGGTCGTCGGGCGCGCCGCGGGCTTCCTTCAGCAGGGTCATGGCCTCGTCGAACAGGGCCGGGTCGACGCCCATCACGGTGCTGCCGAACATCTGGACGAGCCGACGGTAGGAATCCCAGGCGAAGCGCTCGCCCCCCGTACCCGCGGACATCTTGGCGAGACCGAGCACGGAGGCGTCGTTCAGCCCGATGTCCAGAACCGTCTCCATCATGCCGGGCATGGAGAAGCGCGCCCCGGAACGCACGGACAGCAGCAGGGGATCGTCCGGCTGCCCCAGCCGCCGCCCGGTGACCGTCTCCAGGGCCGACAGGTGCCGGGAGATCTCCGCCGGCATCCCACCCGGTTCCTCACCGGTGGCCAGGAAGGCGCGACAGGCCTCCGTGGTCACGGTGAACCCCGGCGGCACCGGCATGCCCAGCCGGCTCATCTCGGCCAGGTTCGCGCCCTTGCCACCGAGCAGGTCGGCCAGGTCCCGCTCGCCGTCCTGGAAGTCGTACACGTAACGGACCATGACGGCACCCCTCGGCTGCGCGGTCGTCGTACCGTTCCAGCGTCCCCGTGGACCGGTGCGCCGGGGAGGTGCTCACAGTCCCCCCGCCGGGGCCGATCGGCCCCGCGGCGAGAGGCGTGCGGCGCGGTCCCGGCGGCGGGTGGGCGGCTGACCCATCGGCGTACCTTCCCCGCCGGGGAGGGATACCGTGGAAGAGACCCGCCGGCGCCGGGCCCCGCACGCCGAGGGGCCGGGAGGAGCACAATGAAAACTCCCGAAGAGCTCCGCGTACTGCTTCCGCAGCTGAAGCTCGACGAACTACTGGAGGAGCTGCAGGCAAGGATCAACGCCGCCCGCAGCACCCGGGACCGGGTGCACAGTCTGCTGGGAGCCGTCCTCACGGTGGGGCGGGAACTGGACCTGGAACAGGCCCTGTACTCCATCGTCGAGGCGGCCGCGGCCCTGGTGGACGCCCAGTACGCGGCCCTCGGCGTCATCGGACCGGACGGCAGGACCCTGTCGGCGTTCCACACCGTCGGCGTCACCGAGCGGCAGATCGCGCAAATCGGCCCCTTCCCCGAGGGGCACGGCATCCTCGGCGAACTGATCCGCTATCCGGAAGCACTGCGCCTGGAGAAACTCTCCAAGCACCCCGCGTCGTACGGCTTCCCGGCCCACCACCCGCCGATGAACAGCTTCCTCGGCGTCCCGATCCGGGTCCGCGACCAGGTCTTCGGCAACCTGTACCTGACCGAGAAGCGCGGCGGGCTGCAGTTCGACGAGGAGGACGAGTCGGTGCTGTCCACGCTCGCCGTGGCGGCCGGCGTGGCCATCGACAACGCCCGCCTGTACGAGGACTCCCGGCTGCGCGAGCGCTGGCTGAGGGCGAACGCGGAGATCACCCACAGCCTGATGTCCGGCAGTGATCGCGCCGAGGCACTCGGCCTCATCGCCGAACGGGCCCGGGAGATATCCGGCTCGGCCCTGGCCGCGGTCGCGATGCCCCTGGAGGGCAGCGCGTCGCTCAGCGTGGAGATCGCCGTCGGGGTGGACGCCGAGGAGCACCGGGGACTGGTGCTGTCCCTGGACGAAAGCCTGATGGGGCTGGCGTTCTCCGCTGCCGCCCCCGTCACCAGTGACGACGTCTTCCACGACGGGCGGATCTCCCAGGAACCTCCGCGCTTCGTCGGCCTCGGCCCCGCGGTGGCCGTTCCCATCGGCACCGGAGAGGGCGGCGTGCGCGGAGTGGTGCTGCTGGCGCGCGAGGCAGGCCGGCCGGTCTACTCCGGCAAGGAGACCGAGATGCTGCTGGGCTTCGCCGCGCAGGCCGCCATCGCGATGGAACTGGCCGAGCGCCGGCAGGACGCCCAGCGGATCGCGGTCCTCCAGGATCGTGACCGGATCGCCCGGGACCTGCACGACCTGGCCATCCAGCGGCTGTTCGCCACCGGGATGACGCTGCAGAGCGCGGGCCGCTTCATCGAGCATCCGGAGGCCTCCGAGCGGGTGCTGCGGGCCGTGGACGACCTGGACGAGACCATCAAGATCATAAGGTCCTCGATCTTCGGCCTGCGGGCCCGTGAGAACGCCACCGCCGACGGGCTGCGGACCAGGGTCGTCCAGACGGTGGGCGAGGCCGCGCCGATGCTGGGTTTCGCCCCCAGCGTGCGCATGGAAGGCCTGCTCGACACCGAGGTGCCGAGGGGGATCGCCGACCAGGTCGTGGCCGTGCTGTCCGAGTCCCTGACCAACATCGCCCGGCACGCCCACGCCGGCCGGGCCGACGTGGCATTGACGGCCGACGGCCGCGAGGTACGCCTCAGGGTCTCCGACAACGGCGTGGGCATCCCGGCCGGCGGCCGGCGCAGCGGGCTGCGGAACATGGCCGAGCGGGCGGAGCAGCTCGGCGGGCTGCTGGAAGTGGCCAGTCCCGACGGCAGGGGCGCCACGGTGGAGTGGCACGTCCCGCTGCCCCCGAAGTAAGCCGCTCCGCCAGGGACGCGGGACCGAGGGGCGTGGTCCCCGGGGCCCACTCGGCCCATGACACGGACTGCCACAGGCGGCAGCCTGAGGATGTCCGATGACGACAGCCGAGCCCTTGGAGGACGCCATGAGCGGCACTCCGACCGTCGTGAAGGACGTGATGACACACCGGGTCGTCGCCCTGCGCACCGGCGCCGCCTTCAAGGACATCGTGAAGGCCATGCGTCAGTGGCGGGTCAGTGCCCTCCCCGTGCTGGACGGCACCGGAGTGGTCGTCGGCATCGTGTCCGAGGCCGACATGCTGCGCAAGGAGGAGTACGGCGACGGGTACATCGGGCGCTACCGGGAGGCCGGTCACCTCGCCGAGGTGAGGAAGGCGGACGCGGCCACCGCGGACGAGCTCATGACCGCCCCGGCCGTCACCGTGGCGCCCGACGCCACCCTCGCCCACGCCGCACGCGTCATGGCCCGCACCAAGGTCAAGCGGTTGCCGGTGGTCGGCCGTGACGGCACCCTGGAAGGCATCGTCAGCCGCTCCGACCTGCTGAAGGTGTTCCTGCGGGACGACGGCGACATCGAGGAGGAGGTACGGCGCGAGGTCGTCGTCAGGCTCTTCGGCACGCACACCGAAGCGATCCGGGCCGAGGTGCGCGACGGTGTCGTCACGCTCTCCGGGCGGGTCCACGAAACCGCTCTGATCCCGCTGGCCGCACGGCTCGCCCGGGCAGTCGCAGGTGTGGTCGACGTGCGATGCGCGCTGTCGGGACCGCCCCGGCATCCGGGCCCCGACGTCCCGGACACCGGATCCTTCCGTACGGTGTGAGGCAGAGCCGGATCCTTCCGTACGGTGTGAGGCAGAGCCGTCTCGCCGCGGCACCGGGCCGGTTGGTCCCCGAGCCCCACCGGGCCGGTTGGTCCCCGAGCCCCACCGGGCCGGTTGGTCCCCGAGCCCCACCGGGCCGGTTGGTCCCCGAGCCCCACCGGGCCGGTTGGTCCCCGAGGGACAGGCCGCACCCGGCTCACCCGTCGGTGGCCGGCGTGAGCCGGCAGTCCACGCCCACCACGCCCTCGACACCCTGCACCAGGCGGGCGGCGAGCGGTATCCGGGCTGCGTCCCGGACCCGTCCGGTGAGCGTCGCGACACCGTCGACGACCGTGACGTGCACGGGCTCCACCGGAGCCGGGAACAGCACGTCGAGGACGTCACGCCGGATCTCGTCGGCGAGGTCGTTGTCGGGGCGCAGGAACACCTTCAGCAGATCCCCCCTGCTGACCATGCCCTCCAGAAGGCCCTCGGCGTTCACCACGGGCAGGCGCTTGACGTGCCGCAGCGCCATGATGCGCGCGGCCTCGGGGAGTGTGGCGTCGGCATGCACCGTGACGGCGGGCATGCTCATCATCTCCTCGGCGCTCACTGCTCCCGCCTTGGCCAGGTCGGACAGCCGGCGCACCTGGGTGATCCGGTCCGGATCGCTGTCGCGGAACTCCTCCTTGGGCAGCAGATCGGCCTCGGACACGAGGCCGATCACCCGGCCGTCGCCCTCGAGCACGGGAAGAGCGCTGACCTGCCACCGCTCCATGCGTTCGACGATGTCCTTGAACAGGGTCTCGCGGTTCACCGCGACGACGGCACGCGTCATCACGTCACTCACCCGGTGCGGGTTGCCCTGCATGGTCTCCTCCTCACGGGACCGAGTGGTCACGTCAGGCCGCCGCTGCCATAGGGCGCGTACAGGTCGAGCAGGCGGACGCGGGAGGAATGAAGCCGCTGGGCGACCACGCGCCCGACCCAGACCGCGATCTCCCGGCCGAACTCGGCGTCCTCGGCGCACATCGCCCGGACCGCCTCGGCGTCGAATTCCCAGGCCCGCACCGGACTCATCGCCTCGGCGCCCAGATGCCAGACGTACGGAGCGAAGTGCCAGGACCACCCGACGAGTTCACCATGACCGAGGGTTTCGATCACGGCCGGACGGCGGCCGGGCACGTGCAGGTCGAGGGCGACCGTGCCGGTGCGCACGATCCAGAAGCGGTCGGCGTGCCGCCCCTCCTCGAACAGCCGGGCCCCGGACTCGAACGAGACCTCGCGGGCGAGGCCCATCAGCCGTTCGCGGTGTACGGGTTCAAGAGCCGTCGTCATGGTGGTGGCGGAGGTCATCGCACGGACTCCCTTCATGTCTCGGGCTTACAGCCTGGGCCCCCCAGGCACCCGGCGCCACAGGCCGCCAGGTCCCGACCAGGGGTCCTTCGGCCCATGTGTCCGGCGTGAGGCGGCACACGCCCCGACAGTGCCGACCGGTCAGCGCAGCCGACGCAGATACGGGTCGTGGAATCGACGTGGGACGAGCCGCAGGCGGACGTCGAGCGTGGTGACGCCGCGCGGGCCGGACAGCACGGGGTTGAGATCGGCCTCCGCCAGTTGGGGCAGGTCGGACGCCATCCGGGACAGCCGGTGCAGCAGCTGCTCCAGGCCGGCGAGATCGGTGGCGGGACTTCCGGCGTAGCCGAACAGCAGCGGGGAGCAGCGCGGCGAGGTGAGCAGGTCGTGCACGTCCAGGTCGGTGAGCGGGGCGAGCCGGGCGGCCTGGTCGGCGAGCAGTTCGGTCGCCGTGCCTCCGAGCCCGAACACCACGAGCGGCCCGAAGACCTCGTCCTGGACGACCCCCGCGAAGAGTTCGGTGCCGCGTTCGGCCAGTGGTTGCACCACCACGCCGGTCATGCGGTCGCCGAACCGGTTCGTCAGGTCCCGGTGGGCGGCCCTCACCTGGGCGGCGTTCTGCAGGTCCAGGTGGAGGGCGTGCTGCTCGCTCTTGTGCAGCAGACCGGGTCCGTACGCCTTCATGACCACGCGTCCCCCGGGGCCCGTGAGCCGCTCGGCAGCCGCCACGGCCTCGTCCTCGTCCCGGGCCCACACCCAGGGGATCTGCGGGATGCCGTAGCAGCCCAGGAGTTCCGCGGTCTCGGTGGGGTCGAGCCACCCTCCTTCCGGATTGCGGACCAGGAAGGCGGCTGCCAGGTCTTTCGCGTGGGCGGTGTCCACGTCCGGCAACTCGGCCACGGCACCGGGCAGCCTGCTCAGCCAGCCGTGGCGTGCGGCGGCATGCGCCAGGGCGCGCGCGGCGTCCTCCGCGTCGGAGTAGGCGGGCACGGTTCCCGCGCCGGGGGCGGGCAGCAGCTCCACGCGAGCCGCCTGCCCGGGCAGGACCGCGACGACCGGACGGGGCAGCGGCCCCGGAGCCGAGGTCAGCGCCCGCACGAGGTCCTCCCCGGTGGCCGCCGCCACCGCCGTGGGGACCAGACTCACCAGGACGGCGTCGACGGCGCCGTGCCGCGCCAGCAGGCCCACGCAGGCATCCAACTGCTCCTCACGCACGGCGGCCGTGACATCCACCGGGTTGGTGGCCGTGGCACCGTCGGGCAGCAGGGAGAGAAGTTCGCCGACCAGATCGGCCGGGAGGCGGGGGACGAGGAGCCCGGCGTCCGCGCACGCGTCAGCGGCCAGCACACCCGCCCCTCCCGCGTTGCCGACGACGGCGACCCTCGTGCCGGTGGGCAGCGGCTGGGAGTGCAGCAGGGCGGCGGTGTCGAGAAGTTCGCCGATCGTACGGGTGGCGGTGACGCCGGCCTGCGTGAACAGGGCCTGCCGGGTCATGGTCCGGGTGGCCGCCGCCGCCGTGTGCGAAGCGGCGGCCCGTCGTCCGGCCTCCGAACGACCCGCGTCCACCGTGAGTACGGGCATCGACCGGGCCACCCGGCGGGCGGTGCGCGAGAAGGCGCGCGGATTGCCGAAGGACTCCAGGTGCAGCAGCGCCAGGTCGGTGTGCCCGTCACTCTCCCACCACTGGAGCATGTCGTTGCCGCTGACGTCGTACTTGTCGCCGAGCGAGACGAAGGTGGAAACGCCGATTCCGAGCCGGGCCAGGCCGTCGAGCAGGGCGATGCCGACACCTCCCGACTGCACGGCGACGCCCGCGGAGCCGGGCCCGGGATGGCGGGCGGCGAACGTGGCGTCCAGGCGGACGCCCGGCTCCGGGTTGGCCAGGCCCAGGCAGTTCGGGCCGACCAGCCGCATGCCGTGGCGGCGGCAGGCACGCATCAGGTCCTGGGCCTGGTGAGGGTCCAGTCCGGCGGACACCACCAGCAGGGCGCCCACACCGGCCTTCCCGCATTCCTCGGCGACCTGCGCGACGGCCGCCGCGGGAACGGCGACAACGGCCAGCTCGGGCGCCAGTGGCACATCCGCGACGGAGGGGCAGGCGTGGACCCCGGCGATCGCCTGCGCCTCCGGATGCACGGCGAACACCCGGCCGGTGTAGGAGCCGGTGGCGATGTTGCGCAGGATCGCGCGCCCCACGGAGCCGGGGGTGCGCCCCGCGCCGATCACGGCGACGGTGCCGGGACGCAGCAGGGGCTGCAGGCTGATGACGTCGGCGACCCGGGCCCGGGCCTCGACGGCGCTCAGATACCTCTCGTCCTCGGTGAGTTCCACGATGCAGCGAACTTCGGGACCCTCGAAGTGGCGGGTGACGCGCAGCCCCAGGTCGTGGAAGACCTTGAGTACGTCGTGGTTCTCGCACAGTGCGTCGGCGCTGAACGCCGTGACACCGGCCGCGCGGGCTGCGTCCGCGAGGTGTTCCAGCAGCAGCGTGGCCACACCCCGGTGGTGCCAGCCGTCGGCGACGGCCACCGAGAGGTCGGCGGTGCTGCCCGTCGGCAGGATCTCGTACTCGGCCAGGCCCACCAGACGCCCACCGTCCTCGGCAGCCAGTGCGCAGTACTCGGGTTGCTTCCCCGCGGCCACCCGGTCCGCCGCCTGCCGGGCGGAGGCCGGACCGACGGTGAAGAACCGCAGTCTCAGGTTCTCCGGTGACATCTCCTGGTACAGCCGCAGAACCTCGTCACGGTCGGCCGGGCCGGCCTGCCGTATCCGCACGGTGGTGCCGTCGGTCAGCAGGGCGTGCACAGGGGCCTCCTGGATGCCGGTCATCGCGAACTCTCCTTCCGGACGGTTCGCCCTCAGCCTCCGGCCGAGCGGCACGGGAGGACAGGTGCTGACCGGGCATGCCGCCGGGCCGAGTGGCCCGTAGGCCTCCTGGCCTTCCGGTGCGGAGGTGCGTGCGGCGCCCGTCGCGGAACATGTACGTACGGCGGCGGCACAGGTCGTGGAAGTCGCGCAGCCGGTCCACCGTGGACAGACAGCGGCCGCCCAGCCCGACCAGCCTTGGAGCGCTGACCTCACATGACCAGCAGCCCGCATGACTCTCCCGACTCGGACTCCTCCGCCCTCCCCGGCAACGGGCCGGCGCTGACCCGCCAGGAGTTCGACGTCCTCTTCGACACCGTACGGGCCTGGGGCCGCTGGACCCCCGCGGACCGGGGCGCCTGGAACCGCGTCACCCCTGACCACGTACGGCGGGCCACGGCACTCGTCCGCACCGGGACCACCGTTTCCATGGGCCTGCCCTGGAACACCGTGCCGGGACCCGACAACGGCAGGCCCGCCCTGCACTACATGTCCGACCTCGGCGATGTCGAGGCCCCCGAGCCCTCCTGCCACAAGGACTTCATCGCCGCCGACTACCACGGCAAGGGCGTCAGCCACCTCGACGCGCTCTCCCACATCGCCTACCGCGGGCAGCTGTACGACGGCCGCACCGCACGCGAGGTCGTCGACGCCGCCGGTGCGCACTTCGGCGCCGTCTCCTCACTCGGCGCCCTCGTCACCAAGGGCGTCCTCCTCGACCTGCCCGCCGTCCTGGGCGCGAACTGGCTGGAACCAGGGCGGGCCGTGCACGCCGAGGACGTCCTGGCAGCGGAGAAGGCGCTCGGCGTCACGATCGGCGACGGTGACGCCGTCCTGTTGCGCTCCGGGCACTTCCGCCGCCGCGCCGAACTCGGCGCCTGGAACCCGGACGCCGCCAGCGCCGGCTTCCACGCGGAGGCGATGCCGCTGCTGGCCGAGCGCGGGATCGCCCTGCTCGGCGGCGACGGCGACAGCGACGTACGGCCGTCGCCGGTGGAGGGCCTGCACTCGCCCGTGCACGCCCTCGCCGTCACCGCCATGGGCGTTCCCCTGCTGGACAACCTGGACCTCGAAGCGCTCTCGGCGGCGTGCGCCGACGCCGGCCGGTACGCGTTCCTGATGATCGTGGCGCCGCTGAACATTCCCGGCGGCACAGGATCACCCGTCAACCCGATCGCGGTGCTGTGACGGCGGCCTGCTCGCGCCGCGTACTTCCCGCGCCGCCTCAACTGCCTTTCACGCATCCGGGCAGGCGTGGAAACCGCGCCCCGACTTCCGTCCGCCGATCAGGTCGGCCAGGCCGAGCGGGCCCAGCGGGTGGGCGCAGCCGAGCACCATGCCGCTGTCGATGTCCTCGGCGGAGGCGAAGCCGGACTCCGGCATCCGGGTGGCGGACAGCAGGTACGGCACCAGGAGAGCCGTGACGACGAAGCCTGCCCGGTCCCGCGAGCGGAGCACCCGTCTGCCCCGGGTCCTGGTGACGAACTCGGCTCCCTCGCGCCACGTTCACGCGAGCGCCGGCCGACTACGTGTGACCGCCATGCGCGCGGTCCGGGCACGGTCCGAACGGCTGAACCGTCCTGGCGCATCCGTGGAGCACGGAAGGAACCTGCCGGCGCCGATGCCGCAGGCGCCGGTCCTGGCCTGCGGAGTCTCCCCGCCGGCCATCGACATGGTCATCAGGGCCCTGCGGACTGCCGGGGCCGGCGCAGGCCGCTGCCGGCCGGGTCCGTGGTGAGCGTCTGACGCCGGCGGACTCCACTGACCCGGCCGGGACCCCTTGCCCGGCATCGGACGCACGCGTATTGTTTGGCTCCAAACAAACGGGCCGGACGGGGGAGGACCGGAGCCGCCCGCGTCCAACGGGCCCTCGCCCACCGGGAGTTCGACGACCGGGAGTTCCACGACCACTCGTGGATGCCGTGAACGGAGTACGCACGACCATGACCCCCGCACCCCGCATGCAACTCGTGCTGAGTGAGAACTGGACCATGACAGGCGGCCGCGCCGATCTGTCGACGCTGGTGGGCTGGGCCCGTGAGGCCGAGGACGCCGGGTTCGACTCCGTGATGATCAGCGAGCACATCGTGCTCGGCCCGGACGCGGGCGCGAACGGCGTCATGGGCAACCCCCGTGACTACGCCCTGCCGGGCAACCAGGACCCGTACACCCCCTGGCCCAACTCCCTGATCCTGCTGGCCGCCGTCGCCGCCGTGACCGAACGCGTGCGGCTGGCCGCGTCGGCCGTGATCGCACCGCTGCGCCACCCTCTCCTCCTCGCCCGAGAGCTGGGAACCCTCGACCTGCTCAGCGAGGGCCGGCTGATGGTGCTGCCCAACGTGAGCTGGAGCCGGGACGAGTACGACGCGCTCGGCGTCCCCTTCTCCCGGCGCGGGAGACTGCTCGACGAGCACCTGGAGATCTGGGCCAAGGTGTGGGGCCCGTCTCCCGTGTCGCACAAGGGCGAGCACTACACGTTCGAGGACGTGTACTTCGAGCCCAAGGCCCACCGCCCCGAGGGCCCCCGGCTGTGCTTCGGCGGCGCCGGCATGCACGACGCCATGGTGCGCCGGATCGTGCACCACGGGCACGCCTTCAACCCGTTGGGCCGGCCCACGCCCCAGGAGATGAGGAAACTGGCGGAGGCGATGACCGCCGCCGGACGCGACATCGCCGACCTCGAGATGATCGGCGGCACCCGCGCCGTCTTCCCGGACGCCACCTCGTGCGCCGACCTCGGTCAGGCCCTGGAGTCGATCCCCGAGCAGATGGAACAGGGCTTCACCACCTTCTGCATCAAGCCGTCCCAGTTCACCGATGATCCGCACGGGGTCGGCGCGTTCTGCCGCGAGGTCGTACGACGCGTGGAGGCCCTGACGTGAGGCGCGCCCTGGTCGTGCGCCACGACCACGCGTCCCTGTCCGGCCCTGTCGGCGGACGGCTCGCGCGACTCGGCTACCTCCTGGACGAGGTGACGGTCGTCCCCGCCGAGCGGCACACGAACCCCGACGTCGAGTTCGTCTTCCCGGACCCGTCCGCCTACGACCTGCTGGTCCTGCTCGGAGCCCCCTGGTCGGTCTACGACCGGGCCCGTGTCGCCCCCTGGGTCGACGCCGAACTGGACCTGCTGCGCGGCGCTGCCGGCCTGGACGTACCGGTCCTCGGCATCTGCTTCGGTGCCCAGGCGCTCGCGCTCGCCCTGGGGGGACGCGTGGAGCGCGCGCCGCGCGCGGAGATCGGCTGGACGACGGTGGAGTCCGAGGCGCCGGGACCGGTTCCGCCAGGGCCGTGGTTCCAGTGGCGGCCACCTCGGGGCCGGCCGGCGGCCGGGTCGCCGCCAGGCCGTCCCGCTTCGGCATCCGGATGTCCAGCAGGCAGACGTCCGGCCGCAGCCGGCGGGCCGGCGTCACGGCCTCCTCGCCGTCGGCCACCTCGGTGATGTCCGGCTGGACGTCGAGGAAGAACCGGAACCCGGTGCGGGCCATGGCCCGGTCGTCGGCGATGAGCACGCTGATGGGCGAGGTGCCGGGAGCTGGGGCGGTCATGACCCGGTCGTGCCTCAGACCGAATCCGCCGCGTGGCCCGGTCGGGCAGTCCGCGTTCTTCGCGGGACTCGCGTCGCCCGGTGCGCAGGGGAGGGCCGCCGTGACAGGTCCGATCCTTGACCGCTGCTTCCCTCTCCGCGATGCTGTGTTGCGGAACACGAGATGCGTGCCGTAATAGGCAACATCTCGACCTCTGTCAGCCGAGGAGTGGCCATGACTCAGCAGGTCCGTGCTGTCGTCGCGCGGAGCAAGGGCGCCCCCGTCAGTCTCGAGACGATCGTCGTGCCCGACCCCGGCCCGGGCGAGGCGCTGGTCAGGATCGAGGCCTGCGGCGTCTGCCACACCGATCTGCACTACCGCGAGGGCGGCATCAGCGACGACTTCCCCTTCCTGCTCGGACACGAGGCTGCCGGAGTGGTGGAGTCGGTGGGCGAGGGCGTCACGGACGTGGCTCCCGGCGACTTCGTGATCCTGAACTGGCGGGCGGTGTGCGGCCAGTGCCGTGCGTGCCTGCGGGGCCGGCCCTGGTACTGCTTCAGCACGCACAACGCGAAGCAGAGGATGACCCTGGCCGACGGTACGGAGCTCTCGCCGGCCCTGGGGATCGGCGCCTTCGCCGAGAAGACACTGGTGGCGGCCGGTCAGTGCACCAAGGTGGACCGGGCGGCGTCGGCGGCCGCCGCGGGGCTGCTGGGATGCGGGGTGATGGCGGGCCTCGGCGCGGCCATCAACACCGGCGCCGTCGGGCGCGGTGACAGCGTGGCGGTCATCGGCTGCGGCGGCGTCGGGGACGCGGCGATCGTCGGAGCGAACCTGGCGGGCGCGGCGAAGATCATCGCGGTGGACATCGACGACCGCAAACTGGCCACCGCGAAGAAGCTGGGCGCGACCCACACGGTCAACTCCAGGGAGACCGACGCGGTCGACGCGGTGCGCCGGCTCACCGGGGGATTCGGCGCCGACGTCGTCATCGACGCGGTCGGCCGCCCGGAGACCTACCGACAGGCCTTCTACGCCCGGGATCTCGCCGGGACTGTGGTGCTGGTCGGCGTGCCGACCCCGGAGATGAAGCTGGAACTGCCCCTTCTGGACGTCTTCGGCCGGGGCGGATCGCTGAAGTCGTCCTGGTACGGCGACTGCCTGCCCTCCCGGGACTTCCCGATGCTCATCGACCTCTATCTGCAGGGCCGTCTCGACCTCGACGCCTTCGTCACCGAGACCATCGCACTGGACGACGTGGAGAAGGCCTTCGAGCGCATGCACCGCGGCGACGTGCTGCGCTCGGTGGTGGTCCTCTGATGCCGGGCGCGCGCGTCGACCATCTCGTGACGTCGGGGACGTTCTCGCTGGACGGCGGCACGTGGGACGTCGACAACAACGTGTGGATCGTGGGTGACGACAACGAGGCGCTCGTCGTCGACGCCGCTCACGACGCCGACGCCATCCTCCGGGCCCTGGGCGGGCGCACCCTGCGGGCGATCGTGTGCACCCACGCGCACGACGACCACATCGACGCCGCGCCCGGCCTCGCCGCCCGGACCGGCGCTCCGATCCTGCTGCACGCCGACGATCTGCCGCTG encodes:
- a CDS encoding GAF domain-containing protein; its protein translation is MKTPEELRVLLPQLKLDELLEELQARINAARSTRDRVHSLLGAVLTVGRELDLEQALYSIVEAAAALVDAQYAALGVIGPDGRTLSAFHTVGVTERQIAQIGPFPEGHGILGELIRYPEALRLEKLSKHPASYGFPAHHPPMNSFLGVPIRVRDQVFGNLYLTEKRGGLQFDEEDESVLSTLAVAAGVAIDNARLYEDSRLRERWLRANAEITHSLMSGSDRAEALGLIAERAREISGSALAAVAMPLEGSASLSVEIAVGVDAEEHRGLVLSLDESLMGLAFSAAAPVTSDDVFHDGRISQEPPRFVGLGPAVAVPIGTGEGGVRGVVLLAREAGRPVYSGKETEMLLGFAAQAAIAMELAERRQDAQRIAVLQDRDRIARDLHDLAIQRLFATGMTLQSAGRFIEHPEASERVLRAVDDLDETIKIIRSSIFGLRARENATADGLRTRVVQTVGEAAPMLGFAPSVRMEGLLDTEVPRGIADQVVAVLSESLTNIARHAHAGRADVALTADGREVRLRVSDNGVGIPAGGRRSGLRNMAERAEQLGGLLEVASPDGRGATVEWHVPLPPK
- a CDS encoding CBS domain-containing protein; this translates as MSGTPTVVKDVMTHRVVALRTGAAFKDIVKAMRQWRVSALPVLDGTGVVVGIVSEADMLRKEEYGDGYIGRYREAGHLAEVRKADAATADELMTAPAVTVAPDATLAHAARVMARTKVKRLPVVGRDGTLEGIVSRSDLLKVFLRDDGDIEEEVRREVVVRLFGTHTEAIRAEVRDGVVTLSGRVHETALIPLAARLARAVAGVVDVRCALSGPPRHPGPDVPDTGSFRTV
- a CDS encoding CBS domain-containing protein, coding for MQGNPHRVSDVMTRAVVAVNRETLFKDIVERMERWQVSALPVLEGDGRVIGLVSEADLLPKEEFRDSDPDRITQVRRLSDLAKAGAVSAEEMMSMPAVTVHADATLPEAARIMALRHVKRLPVVNAEGLLEGMVSRGDLLKVFLRPDNDLADEIRRDVLDVLFPAPVEPVHVTVVDGVATLTGRVRDAARIPLAARLVQGVEGVVGVDCRLTPATDG
- a CDS encoding cyclic nucleotide-binding domain-containing protein: MTSATTMTTALEPVHRERLMGLAREVSFESGARLFEEGRHADRFWIVRTGTVALDLHVPGRRPAVIETLGHGELVGWSWHFAPYVWHLGAEAMSPVRAWEFDAEAVRAMCAEDAEFGREIAVWVGRVVAQRLHSSRVRLLDLYAPYGSGGLT
- a CDS encoding GNAT family N-acetyltransferase, coding for MTGIQEAPVHALLTDGTTVRIRQAGPADRDEVLRLYQEMSPENLRLRFFTVGPASARQAADRVAAGKQPEYCALAAEDGGRLVGLAEYEILPTGSTADLSVAVADGWHHRGVATLLLEHLADAARAAGVTAFSADALCENHDVLKVFHDLGLRVTRHFEGPEVRCIVELTEDERYLSAVEARARVADVISLQPLLRPGTVAVIGAGRTPGSVGRAILRNIATGSYTGRVFAVHPEAQAIAGVHACPSVADVPLAPELAVVAVPAAAVAQVAEECGKAGVGALLVVSAGLDPHQAQDLMRACRRHGMRLVGPNCLGLANPEPGVRLDATFAARHPGPGSAGVAVQSGGVGIALLDGLARLGIGVSTFVSLGDKYDVSGNDMLQWWESDGHTDLALLHLESFGNPRAFSRTARRVARSMPVLTVDAGRSEAGRRAAASHTAAAATRTMTRQALFTQAGVTATRTIGELLDTAALLHSQPLPTGTRVAVVGNAGGAGVLAADACADAGLLVPRLPADLVGELLSLLPDGATATNPVDVTAAVREEQLDACVGLLARHGAVDAVLVSLVPTAVAAATGEDLVRALTSAPGPLPRPVVAVLPGQAARVELLPAPGAGTVPAYSDAEDAARALAHAAARHGWLSRLPGAVAELPDVDTAHAKDLAAAFLVRNPEGGWLDPTETAELLGCYGIPQIPWVWARDEDEAVAAAERLTGPGGRVVMKAYGPGLLHKSEQHALHLDLQNAAQVRAAHRDLTNRFGDRMTGVVVQPLAERGTELFAGVVQDEVFGPLVVFGLGGTATELLADQAARLAPLTDLDVHDLLTSPRCSPLLFGYAGSPATDLAGLEQLLHRLSRMASDLPQLAEADLNPVLSGPRGVTTLDVRLRLVPRRFHDPYLRRLR
- a CDS encoding cyclase family protein, which gives rise to MTSSPHDSPDSDSSALPGNGPALTRQEFDVLFDTVRAWGRWTPADRGAWNRVTPDHVRRATALVRTGTTVSMGLPWNTVPGPDNGRPALHYMSDLGDVEAPEPSCHKDFIAADYHGKGVSHLDALSHIAYRGQLYDGRTAREVVDAAGAHFGAVSSLGALVTKGVLLDLPAVLGANWLEPGRAVHAEDVLAAEKALGVTIGDGDAVLLRSGHFRRRAELGAWNPDAASAGFHAEAMPLLAERGIALLGGDGDSDVRPSPVEGLHSPVHALAVTAMGVPLLDNLDLEALSAACADAGRYAFLMIVAPLNIPGGTGSPVNPIAVL